A genomic stretch from Aedes albopictus strain Foshan chromosome 2, AalbF5, whole genome shotgun sequence includes:
- the LOC109431708 gene encoding uncharacterized protein LOC109431708 isoform X2: MRFVPVLPSKKKLQCTYCLLFIYVVWPKPTNLFFFVFITGSVVVDSRQDQSTMQVVTVPRIVSVVSEADVLPSSSTQMSATEMIAVQFLNSDEELLLDAELDVQDSIASNADSAQETFEDEIVSVPNEERAAEQRNAELGNTSKAINDGGVQLSKISPDKQGGSKDVENQSPNSSEKRGSSDSVQLHKSSKKHASTEMKFRCFKINWDKIGDSLLNRLRALEDFKRNNRGVPVPVTIRIAKTEVTTLANTVVDQLRMIDTQIRSDVMETAARQILDKFPALDYTDDDGFGAGQGYVDIKYKLINRNNYLNRFKTPQATLTNTVTSLKKKRNARAGTLKEYWQKSGSECDKSLVSALVRDDPKLMTEELLLKTQAFIRWKLDEKIDTKQMISQLPVLRRRLLVNFHFEKATGVNITDLRRYFTMKREKLVQYSLTCKSELHLSKSASDYDILKFLCSLVGEDFGDFIIQKDIGTRIDDITIDGSGPVLVAVDVGNDKTIFYVYANRTRLSEGAHDVIAAVEDLFAIQFVHNFMYTKSVSKFMELLQEYFLKIITFVASKSGARRVGQRQQKVRKVISALSNFNVSS, from the exons ATGAGATTCGTTCCGGTCTTAccgtcgaaaaaaaaacttcagtgcacTTACTGCTTACTTTTTATTTATGTGGTATGGCCGAAACCTACTaacctatttttttttgtattcataACAGGATCGGTTGTGGTAGATTCGAGGCAGGATCAATCAACGATGCAGGTCGTAACTGTACCTCGAATCGTGTCGGTCGTATCCGAAGCTGATGTATTACCATCCTCGAGCACACAAATGAGCGCAACTGAAATGATTGCTGTGCAATTTTTGAACAGTGATGAAGAGCTGCTACTGGATGCTGAACTTGACGTACAAGACTCTATTGCCTCCAATGCGGATAGTGCTCAGGAAACGTTCGAAGACGAAATAGTTAGTGTTCCGAATGAAGAACGCGCAGCTGAACAACGAAATGCGGAATTGGGAAATACCTCGAAAGCAATCAACGATGGCGGTGTTCAACTTTCAAAGATAAGTCCTGACAAACAAGGCGGctcaaaggatgttgaaaatcaaTCCCCGAATTCAAGCGAGAAACGTGGCTCCTCCGATAGCGTACAGTTACATAAAAGCTCGAAAAAACACGCATCTACCGAAATGAAGTTCCGTTGTTTCAAGATCAATTGGGATAAGATTGGCGATAGTCTTCTCAATCGATTGCGTGCGTTGGAGGACTTCAAACGGAACAATCGAGGGGTTCCTGTTCCGGTAACAATACGCATAGCCAAGACCGAAGTGACTACGTTAGCGAACACGGTTGTGGATCAGTTGAGAATGATCGATACGCAAATCAGATCGGATGTAATGGAAACGGCAGCACGTCAAATCTTAGACAAGTTCCCAGCTTTGGACTATACCGATGACGATGGGTTCGGAGCCGGCCAAGGTTATGTGGATATCAAATACAAACTTATCAATCGAAACAATTATTTGAATCGCTTTAAAACCCCTCAAGCAACTTTGACGAACACCGTAACGAGTTTAAAAAAAAAGCGGAATGCTAGAGCGGGTACGCTGAAAGAATACTGGCAGAAGTCTGGCAGTGAATGCGACAAAAGTTTGGTTTCGGCTCTGGTACGCGATGACCCAAAGCTGATGACGGAGGAGCTACTGCTTAAAACCCAGGCCTTCATTCGATGGAAACTGGACGAAAAAATCGACACAAAGCAAATGATTTCACAGCTTCCTGTTCTACGACGACGGTTATTAGTGAATTTCCACTTCGAGAAGGCAACTGGTGTGAACATCACCGACTTGCGGCGGTATTTTACGATGAAAAGGGAAAAACTCGTGCAATACTCGCTGACCTGCAAATCGGAGCTCCACTTGAGTAAATCAGCATCAGATTACGATATATTAAAATTTCTTTGCTCGCTTGTTGGGGAAGACTTCGGAGATTTTATCATTCAAAAGGAT atTGGTACTCGTATTGACGATATCACCATTGACGGTTCTGGACCGGTGCTGGTAGCTGTTG aTGTCGGAAACGATAAAACGATATTCTACGTATACGCAAATCGGACACGTTTGTCCGAGGGAGCTCATGATGTGATTGCCGCAGTAGAGGACCTATTCGCCATCCAATTTGTACACAATTTCATGTACACAAAATCGGTTTCAAAATTCatggaactgctccaggaatacttccttaagatcataacttttGTGGCGTCGAAGTCGGGTGCACGTCGAGTAGGACAAAGGCAACAAAAAGTCAGAAAAGTCATTTCTGCGTTGTCTAACTTTAACGTCAGCAGTTAA
- the LOC109431708 gene encoding uncharacterized protein LOC109431708 isoform X1: MRFVPVLPSKKKLQCTYCLLFIYVVWPKPTNLFFFVFITGSVVVDSRQDQSTMQVVTVPRIVSVVSEADVLPSSSTQMSATEMIAVQFLNSDEELLLDAELDVQDSIASNADSAQETFEDEIVSVPNEERAAEQRNAELGNTSKAINDGGVQLSKISPDKQGGSKDVENQSPNSSEKRGSSDSVQLHKSSKKHASTEMKFRCFKINWDKIGDSLLNRLRALEDFKRNNRGVPVPVTIRIAKTEVTTLANTVVDQLRMIDTQIRSDVMETAARQILDKFPALDYTDDDGFGAGQGYVDIKYKLINRNNYLNRFKTPQATLTNTVTSLKKKRNARAGTLKEYWQKSGSECDKSLVSALVRDDPKLMTEELLLKTQAFIRWKLDEKIDTKQMISQLPVLRRRLLVNFHFEKATGVNITDLRRYFTMKREKLVQYSLTCKSELHLSKSASDYDILKFLCSLVGEDFGDFIIQKDMSETIKRYSTYTQIGHVCPRELMM; the protein is encoded by the exons ATGAGATTCGTTCCGGTCTTAccgtcgaaaaaaaaacttcagtgcacTTACTGCTTACTTTTTATTTATGTGGTATGGCCGAAACCTACTaacctatttttttttgtattcataACAGGATCGGTTGTGGTAGATTCGAGGCAGGATCAATCAACGATGCAGGTCGTAACTGTACCTCGAATCGTGTCGGTCGTATCCGAAGCTGATGTATTACCATCCTCGAGCACACAAATGAGCGCAACTGAAATGATTGCTGTGCAATTTTTGAACAGTGATGAAGAGCTGCTACTGGATGCTGAACTTGACGTACAAGACTCTATTGCCTCCAATGCGGATAGTGCTCAGGAAACGTTCGAAGACGAAATAGTTAGTGTTCCGAATGAAGAACGCGCAGCTGAACAACGAAATGCGGAATTGGGAAATACCTCGAAAGCAATCAACGATGGCGGTGTTCAACTTTCAAAGATAAGTCCTGACAAACAAGGCGGctcaaaggatgttgaaaatcaaTCCCCGAATTCAAGCGAGAAACGTGGCTCCTCCGATAGCGTACAGTTACATAAAAGCTCGAAAAAACACGCATCTACCGAAATGAAGTTCCGTTGTTTCAAGATCAATTGGGATAAGATTGGCGATAGTCTTCTCAATCGATTGCGTGCGTTGGAGGACTTCAAACGGAACAATCGAGGGGTTCCTGTTCCGGTAACAATACGCATAGCCAAGACCGAAGTGACTACGTTAGCGAACACGGTTGTGGATCAGTTGAGAATGATCGATACGCAAATCAGATCGGATGTAATGGAAACGGCAGCACGTCAAATCTTAGACAAGTTCCCAGCTTTGGACTATACCGATGACGATGGGTTCGGAGCCGGCCAAGGTTATGTGGATATCAAATACAAACTTATCAATCGAAACAATTATTTGAATCGCTTTAAAACCCCTCAAGCAACTTTGACGAACACCGTAACGAGTTTAAAAAAAAAGCGGAATGCTAGAGCGGGTACGCTGAAAGAATACTGGCAGAAGTCTGGCAGTGAATGCGACAAAAGTTTGGTTTCGGCTCTGGTACGCGATGACCCAAAGCTGATGACGGAGGAGCTACTGCTTAAAACCCAGGCCTTCATTCGATGGAAACTGGACGAAAAAATCGACACAAAGCAAATGATTTCACAGCTTCCTGTTCTACGACGACGGTTATTAGTGAATTTCCACTTCGAGAAGGCAACTGGTGTGAACATCACCGACTTGCGGCGGTATTTTACGATGAAAAGGGAAAAACTCGTGCAATACTCGCTGACCTGCAAATCGGAGCTCCACTTGAGTAAATCAGCATCAGATTACGATATATTAAAATTTCTTTGCTCGCTTGTTGGGGAAGACTTCGGAGATTTTATCATTCAAAAGGAT aTGTCGGAAACGATAAAACGATATTCTACGTATACGCAAATCGGACACGTTTGTCCGAGGGAGCTCATGATGTGA